The proteins below come from a single Stutzerimonas stutzeri RCH2 genomic window:
- a CDS encoding zonular occludens toxin domain-containing protein: MLVIRTGKPGHGKTLNTIREVDQKAHAEGRVVYFHNINGLKPDQLQAQWFEFEDPEKWFELPNDSIIVVDEAQGWFGSRDPRARPPEHITRFETMRHQGHEVHLVTQDPRYLDVHLRRLCNTHIHYWRVFKSAQLLRFESEVVVEKVELKTSFKDADKKSLRLDKRYFGAYTSSNAKHHFQAKVPTKFILAICVLVGAGILVYRAYERYAAEKAQAATATSAPAGSMVDQVRDTVGAFIKPVGEAKTDAPESAASYIGRRVPRIPQVPSSAPIYDELTRPVSFPRLYCMSSTDPATYAREFGRMAHAVVNGTPTVCQCYTQQSTRVETDFAFCMRVVENGFFDPTLPDRSAGERTQQVQNSQPPAMQGPRPGPAQPASGTNMTVVPYQKGQFLW, translated from the coding sequence ATGCTCGTTATCCGCACCGGCAAGCCCGGCCATGGCAAGACCCTGAACACCATCCGCGAGGTCGACCAGAAGGCTCACGCCGAAGGCCGGGTCGTCTACTTCCATAACATCAACGGTCTCAAGCCCGATCAGCTGCAAGCGCAGTGGTTCGAGTTCGAAGATCCCGAGAAGTGGTTCGAGCTGCCCAACGATTCGATCATCGTGGTCGACGAAGCGCAGGGCTGGTTTGGCTCGCGCGATCCCAGGGCGCGGCCACCGGAGCACATCACCCGCTTCGAGACCATGCGCCACCAGGGCCACGAAGTGCACCTCGTCACACAGGACCCGCGCTATCTCGATGTGCATCTGCGCCGGCTGTGTAACACCCACATTCACTACTGGCGCGTCTTCAAGTCCGCCCAGCTGCTGCGCTTCGAGTCGGAAGTCGTCGTAGAAAAGGTCGAGCTGAAAACCAGCTTCAAGGATGCTGACAAGAAGTCACTGCGCCTGGATAAGCGCTACTTCGGTGCCTACACCAGCAGCAACGCCAAGCACCACTTTCAGGCCAAGGTGCCGACCAAGTTCATCTTGGCCATCTGCGTGCTGGTCGGTGCCGGCATCCTCGTTTATCGCGCCTATGAACGCTATGCAGCCGAAAAAGCTCAAGCCGCGACGGCTACCAGCGCGCCGGCCGGGAGCATGGTCGATCAAGTGAGGGATACGGTCGGCGCATTCATCAAGCCGGTAGGCGAGGCGAAAACCGATGCGCCGGAAAGCGCCGCCAGCTACATCGGGCGGCGCGTGCCTCGGATACCGCAAGTCCCATCGTCGGCGCCGATCTACGACGAGCTTACGCGGCCCGTGTCGTTTCCCCGACTCTACTGCATGTCCAGCACGGACCCTGCGACCTATGCCCGCGAGTTCGGGCGAATGGCGCATGCGGTAGTCAACGGCACGCCCACCGTCTGCCAGTGCTACACGCAGCAGAGCACGCGGGTCGAAACCGACTTCGCATTCTGCATGCGCGTGGTCGAAAACGGCTTCTTCGATCCGACCCTTCCTGATCGCTCCGCTGGCGAGCGAACGCAGCAAGTCCAGAACAGCCAGCCTCCGGCAATGCAGGGGCCACGC
- a CDS encoding major capsid protein: MQLNKHFIKKIGVGAAVALSTLAGSVYAAVPAEATAALDTAGTDVGTIGWAVFAVIIAAMAFKYMRRAL; the protein is encoded by the coding sequence ATGCAACTGAACAAGCACTTCATCAAGAAAATCGGCGTTGGCGCTGCTGTCGCGCTCTCCACCCTGGCCGGCTCCGTCTACGCGGCAGTCCCGGCCGAAGCCACCGCGGCGCTGGATACCGCCGGCACCGACGTCGGCACCATCGGCTGGGCGGTGTTCGCCGTGATCATCGCCGCGATGGCGTTCAAGTACATGCGCCGCGCCCTGTAA
- a CDS encoding DUF2523 domain-containing protein, whose product MQFLFIVQMLVIIVGPLVKMVLKMIGFGFVSYMGFNLIIGQAQDYLFGLMGDVGPVIQGILGLAKFDVVVNLYFAAISTRFILAGIDKATDRKRNQVWHKPGGTSIDA is encoded by the coding sequence ATGCAGTTTCTATTCATCGTCCAGATGCTCGTGATCATCGTCGGGCCGCTGGTGAAGATGGTGCTGAAGATGATCGGTTTCGGTTTTGTCTCCTACATGGGCTTCAACCTCATCATTGGCCAGGCGCAGGACTACCTGTTCGGGCTGATGGGCGATGTCGGGCCGGTCATCCAAGGGATTCTCGGACTGGCGAAGTTCGATGTGGTGGTGAACCTGTATTTCGCCGCGATCTCCACGCGCTTCATCCTCGCCGGCATCGACAAGGCCACCGACCGCAAACGTAATCAGGTCTGGCATAAGCCGGGCGGCACCTCTATCGACGCATAA
- a CDS encoding virulence factor TspB C-terminal domain-related protein, protein MKRIFAVFLPLLLWHLSASAEDYYWTIQFPDPLIRYSSGVAACNANHAYYKQLNSGQYVSFEQEIEKGTASFTCRTYGLNINPYSGKLERYGSWYNAAARRGDSCAPDSTYDPSTGECVAPEPDQCATATGEFVHEYNAGSLDPSVPPSLPPSSICESGCLYNRTATVKGCNRFLEDTTGKDLNSVYCKVVYQGAGSQCTSNSPPPGSVFDQPPSKPPADSTPQFTSESQCGDWVTNADGSQSRNCTSSEKLKEPGQLNCDNAGDYLHCTTGKPAPRLEDTTKTEETTKTTNPDGSTKTETNTTTDKTVCVGTKPCTSTTAEEKSTSGTNPDGTPGDESKECKGSGCKESQEGEEDGEEGPERLASAGSCDAAFSCSGDPIDCEVLRQQKEQLCLAEEMADFPKQQSAIEAAVTGDRFQLDEGNGVIDVPSFINQGTRFLPSACPAAESFSLTTAGGRTFQLSYEPLCRAASDLSGLFVAVATVLAALYVGRAVGGQ, encoded by the coding sequence ATGAAAAGGATTTTTGCGGTTTTTTTGCCTTTGCTGCTCTGGCACTTGTCCGCTAGCGCCGAAGATTATTATTGGACCATTCAATTTCCGGACCCGCTAATAAGATATTCCAGCGGTGTCGCCGCCTGTAATGCAAACCATGCCTACTACAAGCAACTAAACTCCGGGCAATATGTTTCGTTTGAGCAGGAGATTGAAAAAGGTACGGCGTCTTTTACCTGTCGTACATATGGATTAAATATCAATCCCTATTCCGGGAAGCTTGAGCGTTACGGTTCTTGGTACAACGCAGCAGCTAGACGCGGCGATTCTTGCGCCCCTGATTCCACTTACGACCCTTCGACTGGCGAGTGTGTCGCCCCTGAACCCGACCAGTGCGCCACCGCAACCGGCGAGTTCGTCCACGAGTACAACGCCGGCTCGCTGGATCCGTCCGTTCCGCCTTCCCTGCCGCCGTCCTCCATCTGCGAAAGCGGCTGCCTCTACAACCGCACCGCCACGGTCAAAGGCTGCAACCGCTTTCTGGAAGACACCACCGGCAAGGACCTGAACTCCGTTTATTGCAAGGTGGTTTACCAAGGCGCCGGATCTCAATGCACCTCAAACAGCCCACCTCCCGGCAGTGTCTTTGATCAGCCACCGTCCAAGCCCCCGGCCGACAGCACACCGCAATTCACCAGCGAAAGCCAATGCGGTGACTGGGTGACCAACGCGGACGGCTCGCAATCGCGCAACTGCACCAGTAGCGAAAAGCTGAAAGAGCCCGGCCAGCTCAATTGCGACAACGCCGGGGATTACCTGCACTGCACCACCGGCAAGCCCGCGCCACGGCTTGAAGACACTACAAAAACCGAGGAAACCACCAAGACCACCAATCCGGACGGCTCCACGAAGACGGAAACCAACACCACCACCGACAAGACCGTCTGCGTTGGCACCAAGCCCTGTACCTCCACCACGGCTGAAGAAAAGTCCACCTCTGGCACCAACCCTGATGGCACTCCAGGCGATGAGAGCAAGGAATGCAAAGGGTCTGGCTGTAAGGAAAGCCAGGAGGGTGAAGAAGACGGCGAAGAAGGCCCGGAGCGTTTGGCTTCTGCCGGCTCCTGCGATGCGGCGTTCTCGTGCAGTGGTGACCCTATTGATTGCGAAGTGCTCCGGCAGCAGAAGGAACAGCTTTGCCTTGCTGAGGAAATGGCCGATTTCCCCAAACAGCAGTCCGCCATCGAGGCGGCTGTTACCGGTGACCGATTCCAGCTGGATGAAGGTAACGGCGTCATCGACGTGCCTTCGTTCATCAACCAGGGCACCCGCTTTCTGCCGTCCGCCTGTCCCGCCGCCGAGAGCTTCAGCCTGACCACAGCAGGCGGTCGCACTTTCCAGCTCAGCTACGAACCGCTTTGCCGCGCCGCCAGTGACCTGAGCGGCCTCTTCGTGGCCGTGGCCACCGTTCTTGCCGCCCTGTATGTGGGCCGCGCCGTAGGAGGTCAGTGA